From Bacteroidales bacterium, one genomic window encodes:
- the rfbF gene encoding glucose-1-phosphate cytidylyltransferase — translation MKAVILAGGFGTRLSEVTNVIPKPMVEIGGKPIIWHIMKIYSHYGINDFVICCGYKQYVIKEYFANYFRHNCDMTVNLADNSVEILDNHSENWKVTMVDTGVNTMTGGRVKRIQKYIGNERFLLTYGDGVGNIDIKKTIEEHNKSGKYLSLTAYQPAGRLGVLDIEDNGNVQSFMEKPAASGTWINAGFFVCEPQVFNYLQGDSEMFEREPMQRIVAEHQMHAYKHSGFWKPMDTLRDNNELNKMWDEEKAPWKVW, via the coding sequence ATGAAAGCAGTAATTCTGGCAGGCGGTTTTGGAACAAGATTGAGTGAGGTTACTAATGTAATCCCAAAGCCGATGGTTGAAATTGGCGGAAAACCAATCATTTGGCATATCATGAAAATTTATAGCCATTATGGAATAAATGATTTTGTTATATGCTGCGGATACAAGCAATATGTCATTAAGGAGTACTTTGCAAACTACTTCCGCCATAACTGCGATATGACTGTTAATCTGGCTGATAATAGCGTTGAGATTTTAGATAATCACTCAGAAAATTGGAAAGTTACGATGGTTGATACCGGAGTAAATACAATGACGGGCGGACGTGTTAAAAGAATTCAGAAGTACATTGGAAACGAGCGGTTTCTTCTTACATACGGAGATGGCGTAGGAAATATAGATATTAAGAAGACAATAGAAGAGCACAATAAAAGTGGCAAATATCTGTCGCTTACTGCGTACCAGCCTGCGGGAAGATTGGGCGTTTTGGACATTGAAGATAACGGAAACGTGCAGAGCTTTATGGAGAAACCTGCCGCCTCCGGTACATGGATAAACGCAGGGTTCTTTGTGTGCGAACCTCAAGTGTTCAACTACTTGCAGGGAGACAGCGAGATGTTTGAGAGAGAGCCTATGCAAAGGATAGTGGCTGAACATCAGATGCATGCGTACAAGCATAGTGGTTTCTGGAAACCAATGGATACTTTGAGAGACAATAATGAGCTGAATAAAATGTGGGATGAGGAGAAGGCCCCTTGGAAAGTTTGGTAA
- a CDS encoding NAD(P)-dependent oxidoreductase: MDKKILITGATGFVGKTLIPYLHNNGVKDIALLVRNEEKAHRLFGDIDLRIISLQDESWKDEVKNFNADIVIHLAAFFSTKYDDSTAVNLVNSNLLFTTELLVALQDTDCKYFVNTGTFTEFLYGDGKYFPANLYSATKTAERSIIQYFTNLSGRKWINIILYSPYGRKNDYKKVIDYMVDAMDAKEQVAFSKGEQVLDFIHVDDIADFYLNLLQKIDLLNNPFEEFHLGTGEGHSIREVAQIMEEVFGKKINANWGGLPYRKFDIMHAIAPVKKNKDVLGWMAKIDMHSGMEIFKADAGLNRN; this comes from the coding sequence ATGGATAAGAAAATTCTCATAACGGGCGCAACAGGTTTTGTCGGTAAAACCTTGATTCCTTATTTACACAATAATGGAGTTAAGGACATTGCGTTGCTTGTGAGAAATGAGGAGAAAGCGCATCGTTTGTTTGGAGATATAGATTTAAGAATCATCTCTTTGCAGGATGAGAGCTGGAAAGATGAAGTTAAAAATTTCAATGCTGATATTGTAATTCATCTGGCGGCTTTTTTCTCCACCAAGTATGATGATTCTACTGCTGTAAATTTGGTGAACAGTAATTTACTTTTCACGACAGAGCTTTTGGTTGCTCTCCAAGATACTGATTGCAAGTATTTTGTAAATACCGGGACGTTCACTGAATTCCTTTATGGTGACGGCAAATATTTCCCGGCAAATCTTTACTCTGCAACTAAAACGGCAGAAAGGTCTATAATCCAGTATTTTACAAATCTGTCTGGAAGAAAATGGATAAATATTATTCTTTATTCTCCTTACGGCAGAAAAAATGACTATAAGAAAGTTATTGATTATATGGTAGATGCAATGGACGCCAAAGAGCAAGTTGCATTCAGCAAGGGAGAGCAGGTGCTAGATTTTATTCATGTAGACGATATTGCCGATTTTTATTTGAATTTATTGCAGAAGATTGATTTGCTGAACAATCCTTTTGAGGAATTTCATCTTGGAACAGGTGAGGGTCACAGTATTAGAGAGGTTGCGCAGATTATGGAGGAAGTTTTTGGTAAAAAAATTAATGCAAATTGGGGAGGACTTCCATATAGAAAGTTTGATATTATGCATGCCATTGCCCCGGTTAAGAAGAATAAAGATGTTCTTGGGTGGATGGCAAAAATAGATATGCACAGTGGTATGGAAATTTTTAAGGCAGATGCAGGTCTGAATAGAAACTGA
- the rfbG gene encoding CDP-glucose 4,6-dehydratase codes for MGSDIFNGFYKGKRVLVTGHTGFKGSWLSIWLHSLGAEVIGVAQEPYSDKDNYVLSGLKGKIVDLRGDINDGALMKEIFRKYSPEIVFHLAAQPLVRLSYEIPVETYMTNVMGTINIMEAIRATDSVRVGVMITTDKCYENKEQSIGYKESDPLGGYDPYSSSKGAAEIAISSWRRSFFNPDSYSSHHKSIASVRAGNVIGGGDWAKDRIIPDCIRAIENNNVIEIRSPKAVRPWQHVLEPLSGYMLLAKKMYEEPKAYCSAYNFGPENHGVATVWDVASKVVEYYGKGELKDASVPGALHEANMLMLDIAKAKTQLGWSPRWNLNECVKATVDWYKNYREENVYELCLKQIDEFSGCK; via the coding sequence ATGGGCAGTGATATTTTTAACGGATTCTACAAGGGCAAGAGAGTCCTTGTGACAGGCCACACAGGGTTTAAGGGTTCTTGGCTTTCTATATGGCTGCACTCTCTTGGTGCTGAGGTTATTGGAGTGGCACAGGAACCATATTCTGATAAGGACAATTATGTGCTAAGCGGATTGAAAGGTAAGATTGTTGATTTGCGTGGAGATATAAATGACGGAGCTCTGATGAAAGAAATTTTCCGCAAGTATTCTCCGGAAATTGTGTTTCACCTTGCAGCCCAGCCGCTTGTAAGATTAAGTTATGAAATACCTGTTGAAACTTATATGACTAACGTGATGGGTACCATCAACATAATGGAGGCCATCAGAGCAACTGATAGTGTGAGGGTTGGAGTGATGATTACAACAGACAAATGTTATGAAAACAAGGAACAGTCAATAGGTTACAAAGAGTCTGACCCTCTTGGAGGTTATGATCCTTATTCATCTAGCAAAGGTGCTGCAGAGATTGCAATTTCCAGCTGGAGGAGAAGTTTTTTTAATCCCGATAGTTATTCCTCTCATCATAAGAGCATTGCAAGTGTGAGAGCGGGCAATGTAATTGGCGGAGGAGATTGGGCAAAGGACAGAATTATTCCGGACTGCATTAGAGCAATTGAGAATAACAATGTAATAGAGATACGTTCACCAAAAGCAGTAAGACCTTGGCAACATGTTCTTGAGCCGCTTTCCGGATATATGCTGCTTGCAAAGAAAATGTATGAGGAGCCTAAAGCATATTGTAGTGCATACAATTTCGGCCCTGAGAATCACGGCGTTGCAACTGTGTGGGATGTGGCATCCAAAGTTGTTGAATACTATGGAAAAGGCGAACTTAAAGATGCCTCCGTGCCTGGAGCATTGCATGAGGCAAACATGCTTATGCTAGATATCGCTAAAGCAAAGACACAGCTTGGCTGGTCTCCCAGATGGAACTTAAATGAGTGCGTGAAAGCGACTGTGGATTGGTATAAAAACTATCGGGAAGAAAATGTTTATGAGCTGTGTTTGAAGCAGATAGATGAATTCTCCGGTTGTAAATAA
- a CDS encoding glycosyltransferase family 2 protein, which translates to MKEKWYSKYATVYGKPYTSEYKQIAEEIKSKILKLQSDKPVVSVVMIAHNEGENLLSNLWSVSEMQCKYPVEIIGVDNDSTDNSVQVYRDCGLEPLLVTDHHTAGASRQAALEISRGKYYVCMDGDTMYPPKYIETMVDALVADDKAVAACAKWDFLPREGVSRMGMKFYEILRNIHLNALSHKRPELAVRGMTLVLVTEYAKRFGFRRDIKSGEDGSLVLRLKELGKVIFVHNKKTLVMTGWRTMSKDGTLNDALIHRLKRHLKNISYYFTSTNHYDDDSSNLNK; encoded by the coding sequence ATGAAAGAGAAGTGGTATTCAAAGTATGCGACTGTGTATGGCAAGCCATATACTTCTGAGTATAAGCAGATAGCTGAAGAAATTAAATCAAAGATTTTAAAGCTTCAGAGTGACAAGCCTGTTGTATCTGTTGTGATGATTGCGCATAATGAAGGGGAGAATTTACTTTCCAATCTTTGGTCAGTATCTGAAATGCAATGTAAGTATCCCGTTGAAATTATTGGAGTTGATAATGATTCTACAGACAATTCGGTCCAAGTTTATAGGGATTGCGGTTTAGAGCCTTTGCTTGTAACAGACCATCATACTGCAGGAGCTTCCAGGCAGGCGGCTTTGGAAATATCCAGAGGCAAATATTATGTTTGTATGGATGGTGATACGATGTATCCTCCAAAATATATTGAAACCATGGTGGACGCATTAGTGGCTGACGATAAGGCAGTTGCCGCATGTGCAAAATGGGACTTTCTTCCAAGAGAGGGAGTGTCAAGAATGGGTATGAAGTTTTACGAAATTCTGAGGAACATTCATTTAAATGCTCTTTCTCATAAAAGGCCCGAATTGGCAGTTAGGGGTATGACACTTGTTCTTGTTACTGAATACGCAAAAAGATTTGGTTTCAGAAGAGATATAAAAAGCGGAGAAGATGGTTCTTTAGTCTTGAGATTGAAGGAGTTGGGTAAAGTCATTTTTGTGCACAATAAAAAGACGCTTGTCATGACAGGATGGAGAACTATGTCAAAGGATGGAACTTTAAACGATGCGTTGATTCATAGACTTAAGAGACATCTTAAAAACATATCCTACTATTTTACATCTACAAACCATTATGATGACGACAGTTCTAATCTTAATAAATAA
- a CDS encoding dTDP-4-dehydrorhamnose 3,5-epimerase family protein codes for MNIIKTSFDGLLVLETVNFQDNRGGFQKLFNADFFKQNWLDVDFKEIYYSVSQKNVIRGMHFQTPPADHVKLVWVSRGHIKDVCVDIRKKSATYGKCFSVELDNNAGRYLYIPRGFAHGFLSLEDGSIVNYAQTSCYSPAHDSGISQKSIGFDWGVENPIVSGRDLTFEDLENFNSPF; via the coding sequence ATGAATATCATAAAGACTTCTTTTGACGGATTATTAGTTTTGGAAACGGTTAATTTCCAAGATAATAGAGGCGGATTCCAAAAACTCTTTAATGCGGATTTTTTTAAGCAGAACTGGCTGGATGTAGATTTTAAGGAGATATATTATTCTGTCTCTCAAAAGAATGTGATAAGAGGGATGCATTTTCAGACCCCTCCGGCTGACCATGTGAAATTAGTGTGGGTGAGCAGGGGACACATTAAGGATGTGTGTGTAGATATTAGGAAAAAATCTGCAACATACGGGAAGTGTTTCTCAGTTGAGCTGGATAATAATGCGGGCAGATATCTCTATATACCAAGGGGTTTTGCTCATGGGTTTTTGTCATTGGAGGATGGGAGCATTGTAAATTATGCGCAGACTTCTTGCTATTCTCCAGCTCACGACAGTGGAATATCTCAGAAATCCATTGGTTTTGACTGGGGTGTTGAGAATCCTATTGTCTCCGGAAGAGATTTGACCTTTGAGGATTTGGAGAACTTTAATTCTCCGTTTTAA
- a CDS encoding lipopolysaccharide biosynthesis protein produces MADTEKLTLKTFDGAKWSLIGNVVAAVISFVVGIVLARILTIQQYGILGMIAVFIAVSNAFIDSGFSNALIRKKEVTVSDYNTLFYFNVGISVIAFIILFLLAGPIAKFYNMPLLVPVTRAVATTLIINAIGLVQIVVLTRDVDFKRQSIANIVSTFVGGVIAIFLAVKGYGVWSLVWQQIIKQFVNTLLLWVLCSWRPAFLFSTSGFSMKSCKDMFGFGSKLLASGILSMLFDNASYIVIGKFYSSKQLGLYTRGEQFTNFLSLNYTYAVQRATFPSLSMLQDDKPRLKGAFVRVYRSVMLISVSLCLFLAAMSKPLVLSLLGAKWAATIPYMQLLCFIAMFFPLHAINLNVLQVKGRSDWVLHLEYIKRAISIAPIVVGIFVSIKAMLVVKIFTSIISLYVNCWGENKLLGYSFWEEMRDFLPVLGIASAISAVILCVQFIPISCYAQLVIQAIGGCALFHFIYTWIKQPQYVELKGLALSYLKKNNKNEEVE; encoded by the coding sequence ATGGCTGACACAGAAAAATTAACACTAAAAACTTTTGACGGGGCAAAGTGGAGTCTTATAGGCAACGTTGTAGCCGCAGTTATTTCTTTTGTTGTCGGTATCGTACTTGCGCGAATACTTACCATTCAGCAATATGGCATTTTGGGCATGATTGCAGTATTTATTGCTGTTTCCAATGCGTTTATTGATAGTGGTTTTTCAAATGCACTAATTAGGAAAAAAGAGGTAACAGTTTCTGATTATAATACTCTCTTTTATTTTAATGTCGGAATAAGTGTAATAGCTTTTATTATTTTGTTTTTGCTTGCAGGGCCAATTGCAAAGTTTTATAACATGCCTTTGCTGGTGCCTGTTACAAGAGCTGTTGCTACAACTTTGATTATAAATGCAATAGGACTTGTTCAAATTGTGGTTTTAACAAGGGATGTGGATTTTAAGCGGCAATCAATAGCAAATATTGTTTCTACATTCGTGGGTGGAGTTATTGCCATCTTTCTTGCTGTAAAAGGTTATGGCGTATGGAGTTTGGTGTGGCAGCAAATAATAAAACAGTTTGTTAATACCTTGCTGTTGTGGGTGCTATGCTCATGGCGTCCGGCCTTCCTTTTTTCAACCAGCGGTTTTTCAATGAAGAGTTGTAAGGACATGTTCGGTTTTGGATCTAAATTGCTGGCTTCTGGCATACTTAGCATGTTGTTTGATAATGCTTCATATATTGTTATTGGTAAATTCTATAGTTCCAAACAGTTAGGGCTTTACACAAGAGGTGAACAGTTCACAAATTTCCTCTCCTTGAATTACACGTATGCTGTGCAACGTGCTACATTTCCATCCCTTAGCATGTTACAGGATGACAAACCTAGATTAAAAGGTGCTTTTGTAAGGGTATACAGAAGTGTTATGTTAATCTCCGTAAGTCTATGCCTTTTTCTGGCTGCCATGTCAAAGCCTCTTGTTCTTTCATTGCTAGGAGCCAAGTGGGCTGCCACTATTCCATATATGCAATTATTATGTTTTATTGCAATGTTTTTCCCTTTACATGCAATAAATTTAAATGTACTTCAAGTAAAAGGTAGGAGCGATTGGGTACTTCATTTGGAGTATATAAAGAGGGCAATATCCATAGCGCCTATTGTTGTTGGTATTTTTGTGAGTATCAAGGCAATGCTAGTAGTGAAAATATTTACATCTATCATATCTCTATATGTAAATTGCTGGGGAGAAAATAAGCTTCTTGGCTATTCTTTTTGGGAAGAAATGAGAGATTTTCTTCCAGTATTGGGAATTGCCTCGGCCATTTCTGCTGTCATTTTATGCGTGCAATTTATACCTATAAGTTGTTATGCGCAATTGGTGATACAGGCTATAGGAGGTTGTGCTTTGTTCCATTTTATATACACATGGATTAAACAGCCGCAATATGTTGAGCTTAAAGGATTGGCACTATCATATTTGAAAAAAAATAACAAAAATGAAGAAGTTGAATAA
- a CDS encoding SP_1767 family glycosyltransferase, whose protein sequence is MHKFKGIIGKVRYVLIVEWYNFFWNILGKRNKIVPHIASIEETVDKIVHDKCSVSRFGDGEVLLTLPWKNIGFQHGSVPLSEKLTEVLTSNLPNHIVCLSDTFRDLKRYNRRTRRFWTCHFYLYDYLWARCLDPNKQYYNTFVSRLYSDFADKSKCGAWFKDVKRIWDGRDIIFIEGEKSRLGVGNDLFDNAKSIRRILGLASDGFERYNDLIGLAKKFGTKDTLFLLALGPTATCLAYDLAKLGYQAMDIGHIDIEYEWWRMKAKRKVKISHKFVNEAVGGNVVTDEDNFDSKYKSQIIASVKDIPFKRPRTVAYCTPEIYLPGGIERVVSTKCNYFSEHLGYEMYIILTDNPDKKPYYDISKKVHIVQLGIRYEDLWDANIFKKVLFYVNKQVKYRYLLKRYLFTIKPDITVSCMRREINFITGIHDGSKKIAELHINKSNLRRFDTSPYDSGPSILYNKIIPNLWNRTLVSKLRKLSKFITLSEEDAKHWKELNNVAVIPDPIPFLPERVSNCSAKRVIAIGRYVPQKGFDILLNIWKKIENKFPDWELCIYGPGEIDFYKKIASDLNLKHCKLFGAITPEQVNQEFVKSSIQVLSSRYEGFGMVIIEAMACGLPSVSFACPSGPADIITDGKDGYLIKSMDQDVFCSKLSSLMLDENLRKEMGANARKTAEKYSIKNIAGQWIELFDEVLGEKK, encoded by the coding sequence ATGCATAAATTTAAAGGGATAATTGGGAAAGTCAGATATGTTTTAATTGTAGAGTGGTACAATTTTTTTTGGAATATCTTAGGAAAACGCAATAAGATAGTTCCTCACATTGCGTCAATTGAAGAAACTGTAGATAAAATCGTTCACGACAAATGCTCTGTCTCAAGGTTTGGAGATGGAGAAGTGTTGCTTACACTGCCCTGGAAAAATATTGGTTTTCAACATGGCAGTGTGCCTCTGTCTGAAAAATTAACTGAGGTGCTTACAAGTAATCTTCCTAATCATATTGTCTGTTTATCAGATACTTTTAGAGATTTAAAGAGGTACAACAGAAGGACTCGTCGGTTTTGGACTTGCCATTTTTATCTTTATGATTATTTGTGGGCCAGATGTCTTGACCCAAATAAACAATACTATAATACTTTTGTTTCCAGATTATATAGCGATTTTGCCGATAAGAGTAAATGTGGGGCTTGGTTTAAAGATGTCAAAAGAATCTGGGATGGAAGAGATATAATTTTTATAGAGGGAGAGAAAAGCAGATTGGGAGTCGGCAATGACCTATTTGATAATGCTAAGAGTATCAGAAGAATATTGGGTCTTGCATCAGATGGCTTTGAGCGATATAATGATTTAATAGGTCTTGCGAAAAAATTTGGAACAAAAGATACTTTGTTTCTTTTGGCTTTAGGCCCGACTGCTACATGCCTTGCGTATGACCTGGCAAAGTTAGGCTATCAGGCTATGGATATTGGCCACATAGATATTGAATATGAGTGGTGGAGGATGAAAGCCAAAAGAAAGGTAAAGATTAGTCATAAGTTTGTCAATGAGGCTGTTGGTGGAAATGTAGTTACCGATGAAGATAATTTTGATTCAAAGTATAAGTCTCAAATTATTGCTAGTGTTAAAGATATTCCTTTCAAGCGCCCTAGGACTGTTGCATATTGTACCCCTGAAATTTATTTGCCCGGAGGCATAGAGAGAGTGGTTAGTACAAAGTGCAATTATTTTTCTGAGCATTTAGGATATGAAATGTATATAATCCTTACAGATAATCCGGACAAGAAACCTTATTATGATATTTCCAAAAAAGTGCACATTGTTCAGCTTGGAATTAGATATGAAGATTTATGGGACGCAAATATATTTAAGAAGGTGTTGTTTTATGTTAATAAGCAGGTGAAATACAGATACTTGTTAAAACGATACCTTTTTACAATAAAGCCTGATATTACTGTCTCTTGTATGAGGAGAGAGATTAATTTTATTACTGGCATCCATGATGGGAGCAAGAAGATTGCGGAGTTGCATATAAACAAGAGCAACCTTAGGAGATTTGACACTTCCCCTTATGACAGCGGGCCTTCTATTTTGTATAACAAAATTATTCCAAATCTATGGAACAGAACCTTAGTTTCTAAACTTAGAAAGCTGTCAAAGTTCATCACTTTGTCTGAAGAAGATGCTAAACATTGGAAAGAGCTTAATAATGTGGCAGTTATTCCGGACCCTATACCTTTTTTGCCTGAGAGGGTTAGCAATTGTTCTGCTAAGAGAGTAATTGCTATTGGCCGATATGTGCCTCAGAAAGGTTTTGATATCCTGTTAAATATCTGGAAAAAAATTGAGAATAAATTTCCTGATTGGGAACTATGCATTTACGGTCCCGGAGAAATAGATTTCTATAAAAAAATAGCATCAGATTTAAATCTAAAGCATTGTAAACTGTTTGGCGCCATTACTCCGGAACAAGTTAACCAAGAGTTTGTCAAGTCCTCTATACAAGTGCTTTCATCTAGATATGAGGGCTTTGGAATGGTTATAATAGAGGCTATGGCTTGCGGATTGCCAAGCGTATCTTTTGCCTGTCCATCCGGGCCTGCTGATATAATTACTGATGGTAAAGACGGTTACCTGATTAAATCTATGGACCAGGATGTCTTTTGCAGTAAGTTGTCATCATTAATGTTGGATGAAAACTTGAGAAAGGAGATGGGGGCAAATGCAAGGAAGACGGCTGAAAAATATTCTATTAAAAATATAGCCGGGCAATGGATTGAATTATTTGATGAAGTATTGGGAGAGAAAAAATAA
- the rfbH gene encoding lipopolysaccharide biosynthesis protein RfbH: MKTNQKNTPDCLRDKILSLVKEYYKTSSSKDKFIPGKSYIHYGGRYYDEKEMVNLVDSSLDFWLTQGPWTQKFESEFAKWLGVRFCSVTNSGSSANLLAFTALTAPELKERQIKKGDEVITVACAFPTTVTPIIQYGAVPVFVDVTVPEYDIDVAQLEKAYSPKTKAVMIAHSLGNPFNLQAVKAFCDKHNLWLVEDNCDALGSTYKIKGKECKTGTIGDIGTSSFYPPHHMTMGEGGAVYTNNPLLHRLINSYRDWGRDCWCPSGKDNTCGQRFTKQYGELPLGYDHKYVYSHLGYNLKITDMQAAIGCAQLKKLDKIVATRRKNFQYILDGLKGTKGLVLPVPQKNSNPSWFGFLISVKENAGFTRNELTKFLEERKIQTRNLFAGNLLRHPAFINLDKESKGKNQFYRVVGELRNTDFIMNNTFWIGVYPGMRKPMLDWMIKSIREFCDIKRK, encoded by the coding sequence ATGAAGACTAATCAGAAGAATACACCAGATTGTTTGAGGGATAAGATACTTTCTCTTGTAAAAGAATATTATAAAACATCTTCTTCAAAGGATAAGTTTATTCCGGGCAAAAGTTATATTCACTATGGCGGGAGATACTATGATGAGAAAGAGATGGTGAATTTGGTGGATTCATCTTTGGACTTTTGGCTTACGCAAGGACCTTGGACCCAGAAGTTTGAAAGCGAGTTTGCCAAATGGCTTGGAGTGAGATTCTGCAGCGTTACTAATTCAGGTTCTTCTGCAAACTTGCTTGCGTTTACCGCATTAACGGCACCTGAACTTAAGGAAAGGCAGATAAAAAAAGGCGATGAGGTTATAACGGTTGCTTGTGCATTCCCAACAACTGTAACTCCAATAATTCAATATGGAGCCGTCCCGGTTTTTGTTGATGTTACAGTACCGGAATATGATATAGATGTTGCACAGCTGGAAAAGGCATACTCGCCTAAAACCAAGGCTGTGATGATTGCGCATTCTCTTGGCAATCCATTTAATTTGCAAGCGGTTAAGGCATTTTGTGACAAGCATAATTTATGGCTTGTAGAAGATAATTGTGATGCCCTTGGAAGCACATACAAGATTAAAGGAAAAGAGTGTAAGACCGGCACAATTGGTGACATAGGAACAAGCAGTTTCTATCCTCCTCATCACATGACTATGGGTGAAGGAGGTGCTGTTTATACAAACAATCCCCTGTTGCATAGATTGATAAACTCATATAGAGATTGGGGGCGTGATTGCTGGTGCCCAAGCGGAAAAGACAATACCTGCGGGCAAAGATTTACCAAGCAATATGGTGAACTTCCATTGGGATATGACCATAAATATGTCTATTCTCATCTTGGCTATAATCTGAAAATCACGGATATGCAGGCTGCAATAGGGTGCGCGCAGCTTAAGAAGCTGGATAAGATTGTGGCAACGCGCAGAAAGAATTTCCAATACATCCTGGATGGCCTGAAAGGGACAAAAGGCTTAGTCCTTCCAGTCCCTCAAAAGAATTCCAACCCAAGCTGGTTTGGTTTTTTGATTTCAGTAAAAGAGAATGCAGGTTTTACACGCAATGAGCTTACAAAGTTTTTGGAAGAGAGAAAAATACAAACGCGCAACTTGTTTGCAGGCAATCTGTTGCGCCATCCTGCATTTATCAATTTGGATAAAGAGTCCAAAGGAAAAAATCAATTTTACAGAGTGGTTGGAGAGTTGAGGAATACAGATTTTATTATGAACAACACTTTCTGGATTGGAGTTTATCCGGGGATGAGGAAACCAATGCTGGATTGGATGATAAAGTCAATCAGAGAGTTCTGTGATATTAAGCGGAAATAG
- a CDS encoding glycosyltransferase family 2 protein: protein MGKVNDKTDFFKYVDSFAKDEGVNSLLVKGDISSVAPAVTIAIPTYKRPEFIKCAIDSALAQKDFDNYEVVVVDNDPERDTETEKIVCAIDNPKLKYYKNAENLGMFGNMNRCFKLSRTKWVTILHDDDMLTPDYLSSVMGVVAKRPDIDMLSSRHSIMDVDGHECTYVTDKFYYKLKGGICRMRLRDFTYYFPTRSIGCLFNKEKVESLGGFNQEFYPTSDYVFCAIFCQKFKGYDYNRFIYRYRMGRNESANPETYKVSIVNDYYFQLAMERVRGRDSDFFDNTIEANAIRRMSGYEMRVYGIQDRDFAKEILKGKAKKIHNVYCKLSYTYARVRKMTAFALSRYFGGIR, encoded by the coding sequence ATGGGAAAAGTAAATGATAAAACAGATTTTTTTAAGTACGTAGATTCATTTGCAAAAGATGAAGGTGTTAACTCTTTGTTAGTTAAAGGGGATATCTCATCTGTTGCCCCTGCTGTGACTATTGCTATCCCTACCTACAAGAGGCCAGAGTTTATTAAATGTGCAATTGATTCTGCACTTGCTCAGAAAGATTTTGATAACTATGAAGTTGTAGTGGTTGATAATGACCCTGAGAGAGATACTGAAACTGAAAAAATTGTTTGTGCAATTGATAACCCTAAACTAAAGTATTACAAGAATGCTGAGAATCTGGGTATGTTTGGGAACATGAACAGATGTTTCAAACTCTCTAGAACCAAGTGGGTTACTATACTCCATGATGACGATATGCTCACTCCAGATTATCTTTCTTCTGTAATGGGTGTAGTGGCAAAAAGGCCGGATATTGACATGCTTAGTTCTCGTCATTCAATTATGGATGTAGATGGGCATGAATGCACTTATGTGACCGATAAATTTTATTATAAGTTGAAAGGTGGAATATGCAGGATGAGGCTAAGAGATTTTACTTATTACTTTCCAACCCGCAGCATAGGATGTTTGTTTAACAAGGAAAAAGTTGAGTCTTTGGGAGGTTTCAATCAGGAATTTTATCCTACATCAGATTATGTTTTCTGCGCCATTTTTTGTCAGAAATTTAAAGGATATGATTATAACAGGTTCATTTACAGGTATAGAATGGGTAGAAATGAATCTGCCAATCCTGAGACCTACAAGGTTTCTATTGTAAATGATTATTACTTCCAGCTTGCAATGGAAAGAGTGAGAGGGCGTGATTCTGATTTCTTTGATAATACGATTGAGGCCAACGCAATAAGAAGAATGAGCGGTTATGAAATGAGAGTTTACGGAATTCAGGATAGAGATTTTGCAAAAGAAATTTTAAAGGGGAAAGCAAAGAAAATACACAACGTATATTGCAAGCTTTCATATACTTATGCAAGAGTAAGAAAAATGACAGCCTTTGCTTTGTCCAGATATTTTGGAGGAATTAGATAA